Genomic segment of Falco peregrinus isolate bFalPer1 chromosome 5, bFalPer1.pri, whole genome shotgun sequence:
AACAGCTCCTCTGGTCCCatggcagggatgcaggagtGCTTCGGTATGAGAGGAGCATCGTATCAAAGCTTTCCTGTGTGACAGCATCATTATTTGCACTGaaattccttctctgttttcctctttctcagtTTGCGAACTTGTGTTGCCCTTTGAGGTCCAGTCTTTAACTCtaggtgggggttttgtttttcatttattttcttcttgacagTAAAACCAGATTAGTAACGCAGTGATGGGGTTGGGGGTTCTTTCATGGCAAGAAGCCTAAAATCCATATGGATGCAAGCCAGGCATCTGTACAAAATGCCTTGTGTTTGACCGTGACGAGCTCCAGCCCACAGGTGCTGTTCTGCAGGCAGTGCCCAGCAGGATGCCAGGGCGCAATATGTCCTTTCAGAAAGCAACAGGCGTTTGCCCCATGcactctccctcccttcctgaCCATCACAGCTCGCCTCTTTTTCAGCTTGCGGAAAAATACGGCCCCATCTTCACCCTCCACTTTGGGTTCCAGAAAGTTGTGGTCCTGACCGGGTACGAAGTTGTGCGGGAGGCGCTTGTGAACTACACAGAGGAGTTTGTAGACAGACCATCCATCCCAATATTTGACCAAATTCAGAACGGAAACGGTACTAGAGCAATGAGCGGGAGCGGGTGGGAGGGATGACACCGTCGCTTAGTACCAGCCTAACTGTGGATCCCCGGAGCCCGGCTTTTAAACATCCCCCTTGGACCCTTCTGAAGCCAAGCTGGCAGAAAACATTTGGCTTTCCTCATTCGCATGCAATGCCTCCTGGCTTTTCACTATTTTTACTAATGCGCTTGCAGCTGATCCATATCCTAAACGTTAGAGGGTGAGGAgtgggatttttaaaagcactgtgGTCATTCTGGGGTTAGTTCCCATAAGACGTGGCTCGCTGCCACCACCACATTTACAAACCTTCCTCAAGGTTTCAGGGGACTTTGGACTAACTGGTTTGGCTGTTCGGAGCTGTAgggtttttccctttctcccacTGCCAGGTGCCACAATTCTGGACATCGTCAGTCCCCCACGCCCAGAACAGGCTCTTGGGTGCACCAAAGTGAAACAGGTTCAGGCAGAAGCAATAGGCTGAGGCTGGAAATTTGGCCCCACAGACAACCCCGTAGTTTTTCCAAGGCAACTCTCCATCCCTGAGTATTTCAGAGgactttttttgccttgtttttctatcctctgctccagctgaggCTTTAGCTTTGAGCATCCAAAAGGCAGCTTTATATGCTAGTCACAGGCTGAAGTTGGGATtacaattagaaattaaattaccCAGCTATAATATCAATAGGTGAATTTATCGCTACATAAGGAAAAGGAATCGatggagagaaaaacatttttcagagctAATCTACATGTAAAATATCCCTGTGGGAGACTGTCAGTATTGCACTGTAAGTCCTTTCACGCTTACCTTCTCAGCTCAAGTCTGAGCCACTTAGAGGTGACCCAGAGCTGTAAATTCACAGGGGCTGTTAAGTAATAACGGTCACAAATTTTCccatgaaacattttttcttcagaaaatgccGATTCGTGGACTCCAGAGGtgtttgaaagaaaggaaagatctGGAAGAAATTGcatgaattaaagaaaaaattaaaattaagtttaGAAATTTGCTTTGACATTTTTAGAGCAAGAAGTTTTGCTTTCCAAACTACACTGCTTTAAAGCAGTGTTTATTctagaaaaagcaaacacatttaaaaaccTTGCAGCCAAGATGAAGATGTAAAGTACTGTGAATCCAGCTTTTTGATTGACACAGTCTgagacagtaaaagaaaaaattgtgtcAATAATCCAAAGACTATTTCCAACAGTCGGGATGAAATACCCATCCCTGCTTGGTGGTGTTAGTGATCATCAAGGCATGAGCTCAGAAACCTTCACAAAACACTAGTATCTTTGCCACTGCTGAAAACGCAGTGTCGCTGGGAATCTCAATAAACCATTCAGCAGCGACCAGGGTCGAGGTGACTGAATTATCCCACCCCACATAGATAGAATACCTTTATGACTGGAAAAGGACAAAGGTAGAAGCTTCAAAGATACAAGGTTGTTGATGAGGCCTTAGACTTGCAATCAAACAGGGTCAGAAAAGTTGCATGATTGACTTAGACCAACATCTCCTCAGCTCTACAGCCAACCCGTACTGGTCTGAAAGCCATACCAGCTTAGCTTGCGCTcaggagagggctggggcaaACTGGGTTGGGTgggagcttttttttccccaacctTCAGGCTCAGTGAGACTGGGAGAATGGAGCTGAGAGGATACAGGGAAGGGGCACACAGAAATGGGAGACCCTTAGTCCCTAAATCCATGGGAAACTGGGCAGCAGAAACACTTGTGGAGATCCCTGCTCATCCAGACCCCTACTTGGTTTCGTGCGGTGGGGCTGCTCCATGCCTGAGCCCAGCACCATGTCTCATGGCCTCCCCAGGTTTGTTCTTCTCTATTGGGGAGCTGTGGAGAACAACTCGGAGATTCACTGTATCCAGCATGCGCAACCTcggcatggggaaaaaaatgatagaAGGGAGAATTTTTGAGGAGCTTCACTTCCTTATTGAGATGATCAAATCCTTCAAAGGTGAGCACGGTGCTGTACAGCCTCATAtgtgtcactgctgctgcaacACCTCACTAACATTTCCATGCTCCTCCCATTGCAGGGGAACCTTTTAGCCTGCCGTCCTTCAACTGTGCTCCGATCAATATCACCTTCGCCATGCTCTTTGGGGACAGGTTTGACTATAAGGACCCAACATTTCTCACTCTCTTAAGACTCATAGATGAAGTTATGATTCTTCTGGGATCTCCATATTTGAACGTAAGTAACCCATCCCACAGCTTAACAATTTTTTCACACTAGCACATTACATCTGTGAGCCACACAAACCATAGGATTTATTTCAGCAGTTGTCAAATGTACAGAACCAGCCATTACACCTAAAATGTGACAGTTCTCATGTGCCACCTTCATCACCACAAATGTGCTGCCGGATTCCCCTTTGCTACTCTCCTTTTGAACCATTGTGCACATCTGTGCGGAGGGTCTGTTTCAACAGAACGGCATAAATGCTTAAAATTGGGTAGTGCTAAATAAGGCTCAAAGGCTGCAAACCCCTCCCTTATGGAAATCTGCCCGGGAAGTCCCTGGGATGCTAAGATGCTACTATTGCAAGACAAAACTGATACTTCTGCAGACTTACATGCCTCTCTTTTTAAATCCCTCCTTAGTATTTCAATTTCTACCCGTTCCTtggatttcttttcaaaactcaCAAGATTATGCTTGGTAAAATAGAAGATGTACGCGTCATTTTAAGGCAATACATGAAGGCAAGCAGGGAGGACATCAATGAGAACAGCGTGAGGAGCTACATTGATGCACTGATATTCAAGCAACAGGAGGTATTTGACTGCTTAGCTCTGTTGACCTGTTGACTGTTTGCAATGTCTCGTTTGGATTTTCTAGCCAAAACAGTTGCTGAGTCTTGATTTCAGTCATGTCATGTAAACCTATTTTACCTATGTTACTCTAGCAGCGTTGAAATGAGATGCCAGTCTCTTACTGTTGGTGTAATTTACTGCAGGGATTTTTCTATCAAAATTAAGGTATGAAAGGCACTTTCCCAGTCCACTCGTGAAATAGCAGCACTAATAATGTGAGATCAGCTTCTCGTTCCTAGTAGAAAATGATATGAATTTGCACGAAAGCTGACTCTGCCATTCTTTTTACAACATCAATTAATCATCAATACTGTTGCTCCAAGATGAATGATAAACTTAAATTACTTGAATGATAAATCACCAGTACAAGTCCTAGCCCTGCCCTGCATCTTACTTTAGCAGAGGCTCAGCAGTTTCACACATCAGTCGACTTCATTCAACACTAAATATTTGGGCtctgagctttttcttctttccagctgGATCTGGGCCAACCTTAGGCACTAAGTATTCTACCCAGCTATGTGGAGGAAGGGTCGGTACAGCCCTAAAGCCCAACAGCAATGGCCTGAAAGGTCAGTTTGAATATTGCTGGGAATTCAAACCTGCCCTTGGAGAGGGGGAGTCCCCCAGGGCGAGGATTAGCTGAATCTCCTTCTGTACAGGGGAGAGACCGGGCTCTGCATCTGGCCCTGGGCTTCAGCCCGCTTCTGGCTGGAGATGGATGCTGAACCAAAACTCCACTCCAAACCTTCCATCTTTGGTGCTTCCACCTTCGGGGAATGCTGTGCATACAGGATCAGGCCTATTTTGTCACCCAGTTCCCAAACACAAGATCGTAGTGAACAGCGTCATAGGCGATGCAGTATTTCCCAGGCTTGCTGAATACAAAGTCTGACGGTTTGAAGACTTTTCTTACTGcttgtgtttttaaaggagaaaaacaagaaagacaGCCTCTTCCATGATGACAACTTAATAGCATCCATACTCGACCTGGTCATGGCAGGGACAGAGACCATAGCCACAACGCTCCAGTGGGCCATCCTGCTGATGATGAAATACCCAGAGATTCAAAGTGAGCTCCTTTTGCCTACGCTCCATCCATGGCACAGCTGatctggggaggggagaggcctGCCTTAAGAGCTGAACCCCATCTCTTTATTGTTATGAACTCCTGATGTAATTAGATGCTGATCAAAGTCACAACAAAACAGTCCCTTTGCCTTGGGAGGAGAGAAGATGAGTGGAGATCAAAGCATGATGCTGGGGAAACAACCCATCCGCGTGCCTGAACTAGAAATAGAGTGGGGAAACCCAGGCTTGTGTTTTAagaatcccctccctccagACCctggaaaaacatgtttttcacaaAACCAAATCTGAGGCGGGAGCTGGCTTCCTTGCTGGGGCAcatcctttttgtttgttccttctAGAAAAGGTGCAGGAGGAGATTGGGAGAACTGTCAAAGCTGGAAGCTGGGCCACATACGAGGATCGGAAGAACATGCCATTTACAAATGCAGTGCTACATGAAGTACAGAGGTTTATCACCCTCCTGCCCCACGTTCCCCGCTGCACTGCTGTTGACACCCACTTCAGGGGCTACTTCCTTCCCAAGGTAGGCAACTGCTCCATGCCAGGAACACAGCACCCTCCTCACCTTGCCAGTGCCATGAGAGACCCGTTTCTTTAGAGGGAATTATAGGACAGAAGGCCAAAGTAGG
This window contains:
- the LOC101923323 gene encoding cytochrome P450 2W1-like, which gives rise to MSFLISFISDPALICLLCAAVLLAVVYFSTGYKNSAFKLPPGPTPLPIIGNLHLVDLRRQDKSLMKLAEKYGPIFTLHFGFQKVVVLTGYEVVREALVNYTEEFVDRPSIPIFDQIQNGNGLFFSIGELWRTTRRFTVSSMRNLGMGKKMIEGRIFEELHFLIEMIKSFKGEPFSLPSFNCAPINITFAMLFGDRFDYKDPTFLTLLRLIDEVMILLGSPYLNYFNFYPFLGFLFKTHKIMLGKIEDVRVILRQYMKASREDINENSVRSYIDALIFKQQEEKNKKDSLFHDDNLIASILDLVMAGTETIATTLQWAILLMMKYPEIQKKVQEEIGRTVKAGSWATYEDRKNMPFTNAVLHEVQRFITLLPHVPRCTAVDTHFRGYFLPKGIIVIPSLTSVLLDKTQWETPHQFNPNHFLDAEGNFVKRGAFLPFSTGRRNCIGESLAKMELFVFFVGLLQTFTFQPQPGVSESDLDLTVPQTTFTLRPQPQATCAVLRE